In one window of Phycisphaerales bacterium DNA:
- a CDS encoding Xaa-Pro peptidase family protein: MAKKTTSAASKTARQYTPIALDEIKKRRQKVGKLLKDGVGLVFAGEHSASLRGDWEPSVEFYYLTGIADEPGAVLLLDPSHPNPRRREVLMFRSRDPEDEAWHGIREGLSPELRDRLGVGTVFRTNRLNWLVTEAAGRTGKLVTLHEPRPAPAGVNQDLATYRLAAERVPGVTIEPAWREFYLLIAAKSPAEQKLIQGAIDATLAGVRAAAKEIKPGANEGAVIRTLQTTFAEHGGEGNAFNPIAGSGVNATVLHYGANNRVMEDGDMLVLDSGTKLGGYCADITRTFPVNGTFNSTQADAYELVLKAMKASIKACTPGTWMHDVDAAAREIIDKAGYGHAFYHGIGHHLGLSVHDVDPKMPLDKDAIVTIEPGLYLPQENIGIRIEDDILVAKDGPKNLSSKLPVDRKGVEALMQG; the protein is encoded by the coding sequence ATGGCCAAGAAAACCACCAGCGCTGCTTCAAAGACCGCTCGCCAATACACCCCCATCGCCCTCGACGAGATCAAGAAGCGCCGCCAGAAGGTCGGCAAGCTCTTGAAGGACGGCGTGGGCCTGGTCTTCGCCGGTGAGCACTCGGCCTCGCTGCGCGGCGACTGGGAGCCGTCGGTCGAGTTCTATTACCTGACGGGCATCGCCGACGAGCCGGGGGCCGTGCTGCTGCTGGACCCCAGCCACCCCAACCCGCGGCGGCGTGAAGTCCTGATGTTCCGCAGCCGCGATCCCGAGGACGAGGCCTGGCACGGCATCCGCGAGGGTTTGAGTCCCGAGCTGCGTGACCGCCTGGGCGTGGGGACGGTCTTCCGCACCAATCGGCTCAACTGGCTGGTGACCGAGGCGGCCGGCCGCACGGGCAAGCTCGTCACGCTGCACGAGCCCCGGCCCGCGCCGGCGGGCGTGAACCAGGACCTGGCCACCTATCGCCTCGCCGCCGAGCGCGTGCCGGGGGTGACGATCGAGCCCGCGTGGCGCGAGTTCTACCTGCTCATCGCCGCCAAGAGCCCCGCCGAGCAGAAGCTCATCCAGGGCGCCATCGATGCGACGCTCGCGGGCGTGCGCGCGGCGGCGAAGGAGATCAAGCCGGGCGCCAACGAGGGCGCCGTCATCCGCACGCTGCAAACGACCTTCGCCGAGCACGGCGGAGAGGGCAACGCGTTCAACCCCATCGCCGGATCGGGCGTCAACGCGACGGTGCTGCACTACGGCGCCAACAACCGCGTCATGGAAGACGGCGACATGCTCGTGCTCGACTCTGGAACCAAGCTCGGCGGCTACTGCGCCGACATCACGCGCACGTTCCCGGTCAACGGCACGTTCAACAGCACGCAGGCCGACGCGTACGAGCTGGTCCTGAAGGCCATGAAGGCCAGCATCAAGGCCTGCACGCCCGGCACGTGGATGCACGACGTCGACGCCGCCGCGCGCGAGATCATCGACAAGGCGGGGTACGGCCACGCCTTCTACCACGGCATCGGCCACCACTTGGGGCTGTCGGTGCACGACGTCGATCCAAAGATGCCGCTCGACAAGGACGCCATCGTGACCATCGAGCCGGGTCTGTACCTGCCGCAGGAGAACATCGGCATCCGCATCGAGGACGACATCCTCGTGGCCAAGGACGGGCCGAAGAACCTGAGCTCGAAGCTGCCGGTGGACCGCAAGGGCGTCGAGGCGCTCATGCAGGGCTGA
- a CDS encoding alkyl hydroperoxide reductase, which produces MDLSSTRRSRTSRGWAFWWLVAAGVYNILWGAAVVLFPSALFEFAGMEQPRYPQLWQCIGMIVGVYGIGYLAAARDHRRHWPIVLVGLLGKVFGPIGFARALINGDLPWAFGVTILTNDLVWWIPFALMLRDALKHHSERP; this is translated from the coding sequence ATGGATCTGAGCTCGACTCGCCGGAGCAGAACATCCCGCGGCTGGGCGTTCTGGTGGCTGGTTGCCGCGGGGGTTTATAACATCCTCTGGGGCGCCGCCGTCGTGCTCTTTCCGAGCGCACTGTTCGAGTTCGCCGGCATGGAGCAACCCCGCTACCCCCAGCTCTGGCAGTGCATCGGCATGATCGTGGGCGTCTACGGCATCGGCTACCTCGCCGCCGCGCGCGACCACCGGCGGCACTGGCCGATCGTGCTGGTCGGCCTGCTGGGCAAGGTCTTCGGGCCGATCGGCTTCGCCCGGGCGCTGATCAACGGCGACCTGCCCTGGGCCTTTGGCGTCACCATCCTGACCAACGATCTCGTGTGGTGGATCCCCTTCGCCCTCATGCTCCGCGACGCCCTGAAGCACCACAGCGAGCGACCATGA
- a CDS encoding glycosyltransferase family 4 protein: MLLISREYPPFIGGGIGTYTVRMARALAGQGREPVVVTVGDCDEPTVEEDPGVRGVRVVRLPFLNHADGQPDWAGPRDSILASASGPACHAAFWAFHRESVLAMQLREHLPWLIETFDPPAIEAPDTGALLWFILNERRLGRGPLAEHGADGPPVIVHLHSPTAWIEELQGGPQPGRAMAELRSMERDVLRWADGVACPSRALAEWARAWEPDAVDISVTPYPLGEAVDEDAPMPSGAEMLFVGRMERRKGFDTLAEAIGTLGEAAPPLRIAGRDTFDWVEGAMFGATVLRTHCQGRDVRALGELTPDSLAEERRGCAIAVVPSPNDNYPNTCMEALAAGQVTVAARAGGMAEMIEDGVSGLLFEPSEAADLAQVLRRVVAMSHEQRRSMGAAARRRMQQLCGDAPVIAARLEHARTTRPRLGDARPAREVALVAFGPVDEGVRRALTDALRRNADVDAVVPWYARVGPDGREVVAFSTPSADDPRLLVEHPGPLAVDARWWQRLEEDGVEGTATAILAGLIERGARVAALPEVVLPAGLAVRGDLPGEPMVKRLTDAERTLHGGQARLEATERRAQQAEMERDAASAQLADIRSSRAYRLARVLSRIRHAGASKPVESPRA; the protein is encoded by the coding sequence TTGCTGCTGATCTCTCGCGAATATCCCCCCTTCATCGGCGGCGGCATCGGCACGTACACGGTTCGCATGGCCCGGGCCCTGGCCGGCCAGGGGCGCGAGCCCGTGGTGGTGACGGTGGGCGACTGCGACGAGCCGACCGTGGAAGAGGACCCCGGCGTGCGGGGCGTGCGGGTGGTGCGACTGCCATTCCTCAATCATGCCGACGGTCAGCCCGACTGGGCGGGACCGCGGGACAGCATCCTGGCTTCGGCGAGCGGGCCGGCCTGCCACGCGGCGTTCTGGGCGTTCCACCGCGAGAGCGTCCTGGCGATGCAGCTGCGCGAGCACCTGCCCTGGCTGATCGAGACCTTCGACCCCCCCGCCATCGAGGCGCCCGACACCGGGGCGCTGCTGTGGTTCATCCTCAACGAGCGCCGGCTGGGCCGCGGGCCGCTGGCCGAGCACGGGGCCGACGGCCCCCCGGTCATCGTGCACCTGCACTCGCCGACGGCCTGGATCGAGGAACTCCAGGGCGGGCCCCAGCCGGGCCGGGCGATGGCCGAGCTTCGATCGATGGAACGCGACGTGCTGCGGTGGGCCGACGGCGTGGCGTGCCCGAGTCGGGCGCTGGCCGAGTGGGCACGGGCATGGGAGCCGGACGCCGTCGACATCTCGGTGACGCCCTACCCGCTGGGCGAAGCGGTGGACGAGGATGCGCCGATGCCCAGCGGCGCCGAGATGCTGTTCGTCGGGCGGATGGAGCGTCGCAAGGGATTCGACACGCTGGCCGAGGCGATCGGCACGCTCGGCGAGGCCGCCCCACCGCTGCGGATCGCCGGGCGCGACACCTTCGACTGGGTCGAGGGCGCGATGTTCGGCGCCACGGTGCTTCGCACGCACTGCCAGGGGCGCGACGTACGCGCCCTGGGCGAGTTGACGCCCGACTCGCTGGCCGAGGAGCGGCGTGGCTGCGCGATCGCCGTCGTCCCCAGCCCGAACGACAACTATCCCAACACGTGCATGGAAGCGCTGGCGGCCGGCCAGGTCACCGTTGCCGCCCGGGCGGGCGGCATGGCCGAGATGATCGAGGACGGCGTGAGCGGCTTGCTCTTTGAGCCCTCCGAAGCGGCCGATCTGGCGCAGGTGCTGCGCCGGGTCGTGGCCATGTCACACGAGCAGCGGCGGAGCATGGGCGCCGCGGCTCGGCGTCGGATGCAGCAGCTCTGCGGCGACGCCCCCGTCATTGCGGCACGGCTGGAGCACGCCCGAACGACGCGGCCACGGCTGGGAGACGCACGGCCGGCGCGAGAGGTGGCGCTGGTCGCGTTTGGCCCCGTCGATGAGGGGGTCCGACGCGCGCTGACCGATGCGCTTCGGCGGAATGCGGACGTGGATGCGGTCGTGCCCTGGTATGCACGGGTGGGGCCGGACGGACGCGAGGTCGTGGCGTTCTCGACCCCTTCGGCCGATGATCCGCGGCTGCTGGTCGAGCATCCCGGTCCGCTGGCGGTCGATGCTCGATGGTGGCAGCGTCTGGAGGAAGACGGAGTGGAGGGCACGGCCACGGCGATCCTTGCCGGGCTGATCGAGCGGGGTGCGCGGGTCGCGGCCCTGCCCGAAGTCGTCTTGCCGGCGGGGCTTGCGGTCCGAGGCGATCTGCCCGGAGAGCCGATGGTCAAACGCCTGACCGACGCGGAACGCACGCTCCATGGCGGGCAGGCCCGATTGGAAGCAACCGAGCGCCGAGCCCAGCAGGCCGAGATGGAGCGGGACGCGGCCAGCGCGCAGCTGGCGGACATCCGCAGCAGCCGGGCGTATCGCCTGGCGCGCGTGCTTTCGAGGATCCGCCACGCGGGTGCATCCAAGCCCGTAGAATCGCCCCGTGCGTAG
- a CDS encoding ABC transporter ATP-binding protein yields MRSPRSIQSNKAHPVDDWVVRCEDLGKRFKIYDNPWHRVAEWATLNHASLHRDFWAVRGVSFELRRGECLGVVGRNGSGKSTLLKLVTGVAIASEGTAALRGRVLSLIELGAGLNKDLTGRQNVHNMAQLLNFPPGFAREKMDEIESFADIGAFFDRPVRSYSSGMTVRVTFSMFAAFEPEVLIVDEALSVGDIFFVQKCTKRIHQLLDNGTTMLLVSHDAGAITNLCDRAILLDQGKVAFQGEPSDAIARYHAALRSAGGKKVADKWSRDGEAEDERFPKREHAPDTTHGVALARRVLQNDVIGGVGETERRHGHGGLMILAASVTDENDASVTTYGIGQEMLVRVLLEAREHIDAPRAGVYLTNKFGVQVFSQGTAQQHVSLPAMEPGDRTVVTFRITLDLTPGEYTLGLGASESPGDGDPNGAIFHDQIDGLGPVRINHPPLEPLPFFGVARLPLAIDSAPAGRASPSTERTTQTT; encoded by the coding sequence GTGCGTAGTCCGCGGAGCATCCAATCGAACAAGGCGCATCCGGTGGATGACTGGGTCGTGCGCTGCGAGGATCTGGGCAAGCGGTTCAAGATCTACGACAATCCGTGGCATCGCGTGGCCGAATGGGCCACGCTGAATCATGCGAGCCTGCATCGAGACTTCTGGGCGGTGCGTGGCGTGTCTTTCGAACTTCGACGGGGCGAGTGCCTGGGTGTCGTTGGTCGCAATGGCAGCGGTAAGAGCACGCTCCTGAAGCTGGTCACGGGCGTGGCCATCGCCAGCGAGGGCACGGCGGCATTGCGGGGTCGCGTGCTGAGCCTGATCGAACTGGGGGCAGGGCTCAACAAGGACCTGACGGGCCGGCAGAACGTGCACAACATGGCCCAGCTCTTGAACTTCCCGCCTGGGTTCGCACGCGAGAAGATGGACGAAATCGAGTCGTTTGCCGACATCGGGGCGTTCTTCGATCGCCCGGTCCGCAGCTACAGCAGCGGCATGACGGTGCGGGTGACGTTCAGCATGTTTGCCGCCTTCGAGCCCGAGGTGCTGATCGTCGATGAAGCCCTGAGCGTCGGCGATATCTTCTTTGTTCAAAAGTGCACCAAGCGCATCCATCAGTTGCTGGACAACGGGACCACGATGCTGCTCGTAAGCCATGATGCCGGCGCCATCACCAATCTGTGCGACCGCGCCATCCTGCTGGATCAGGGCAAGGTTGCCTTCCAGGGCGAGCCCAGCGATGCCATCGCGCGATACCACGCCGCCTTGCGGAGCGCGGGCGGCAAGAAGGTCGCCGACAAGTGGAGCCGTGACGGCGAGGCCGAGGATGAGCGCTTTCCGAAGCGCGAGCACGCGCCGGATACCACGCACGGAGTCGCGCTGGCCCGCCGGGTGCTCCAGAACGACGTCATCGGCGGTGTGGGCGAGACCGAGCGTCGGCATGGCCACGGGGGGCTCATGATCCTGGCGGCGAGCGTGACGGATGAGAACGACGCGTCCGTTACGACCTACGGAATCGGCCAGGAGATGCTCGTTCGCGTGTTGCTCGAGGCGAGGGAACACATCGACGCACCGCGAGCAGGTGTGTACCTGACCAACAAGTTTGGTGTCCAGGTCTTTAGCCAGGGCACAGCGCAGCAGCACGTTTCGCTGCCCGCGATGGAACCGGGCGATCGCACGGTGGTCACCTTCCGCATTACCCTCGATCTGACCCCCGGCGAATACACGCTCGGGCTGGGGGCCAGCGAGTCGCCCGGCGACGGAGACCCGAACGGCGCCATCTTCCATGATCAGATCGATGGCCTGGGCCCGGTCCGCATCAATCACCCGCCCCTTGAACCCCTTCCGTTCTTCGGCGTCGCGCGGTTGCCGCTTGCGATCGACTCGGCCCCGGCGGGTCGGGCATCACCTTCGACCGAGCGGACGACGCAAACCACATGA
- a CDS encoding sulfotransferase, producing MTNAETSPDRAPIFIVGVPRSGTTLLRTMLDAHPHVACGPETPWLAEHQPATLLGLVRAMVEPEHGYCRSYEQPPGIVHRAARTFLDTVMLEYAHSRGKQRWAEKTPNALMHLDALHAIVPDARWIWITRDALDVAYSTTHVAEHRRGIAPVYENNLRMTPAHSTASTPLAAMLRWVNWNRRIASFLRGKPHLHLTYERLVCSPQHELRRLCDHIGEPFDERMLAYDTTRHHLPAWEWGSSDVAQHGKVVTGRIGSGMSEFDEPLRDGLSAIASLFSPPGRPGPEGERAILAPHPMTASLIGEQAESLLPGQERRPAEVASRIGEAIVQIAARGTASGRATLPPALAPAALALAYAGAPTEIVPADDAHAAGLKRQAERWQVQDLLTIVSAGTPAPALPRLALQSGDPTGLRTPAPAPGAVLARLEELQSAPFTGFMSKLNAFAKTHGLREFDSWSKIWEYPWLWLRAIEPLPLAGLRVVDMGSELSPMPWWLATMGARVTLVETSRGMEDLWSKLRNKLNVRVDWVFTDDETIPVDDGHAHLLTSLSVIEHQPDKKRAMDEIARALCPGGVLAMSFDICEEDMGMKFPEWNGRALTMAEFERDLWSHRAFGSTRPDGPIRWNTQDIPAYFEWHKSTAEHHTYVTGAAVMRRD from the coding sequence ATGACCAACGCTGAGACTTCGCCCGATCGTGCTCCGATCTTCATCGTCGGCGTTCCGCGCAGCGGCACGACGCTGCTGCGCACGATGTTGGACGCCCACCCACACGTTGCTTGCGGTCCAGAGACGCCATGGCTGGCCGAGCACCAGCCCGCGACGCTGCTGGGCCTGGTGCGTGCGATGGTTGAGCCCGAGCACGGATACTGCAGGAGCTACGAGCAGCCTCCCGGCATCGTGCACCGAGCGGCGCGGACGTTTCTTGACACGGTGATGCTCGAATATGCGCACTCGCGTGGCAAGCAGCGTTGGGCGGAGAAGACCCCCAATGCGTTGATGCATCTGGATGCATTGCACGCCATTGTGCCTGATGCGCGGTGGATCTGGATCACGCGGGATGCGTTGGACGTTGCCTACAGCACGACGCACGTGGCAGAGCATCGCCGCGGCATCGCGCCGGTCTATGAGAACAACCTGCGTATGACGCCCGCGCACTCGACGGCCTCGACACCGCTGGCCGCAATGCTGCGATGGGTGAATTGGAACAGGCGGATCGCCTCGTTTCTACGCGGCAAGCCCCATCTTCACCTGACCTACGAGCGGCTGGTATGCTCACCACAGCACGAGTTGCGTCGCCTTTGCGATCACATCGGCGAGCCGTTCGACGAACGCATGCTTGCCTACGACACGACGCGGCACCATCTACCGGCCTGGGAATGGGGCAGCTCGGATGTCGCCCAGCATGGCAAGGTCGTGACAGGACGGATCGGGTCGGGCATGTCCGAATTCGACGAGCCACTACGCGATGGCCTCTCGGCGATCGCGTCTCTATTCAGCCCACCCGGGAGGCCGGGCCCCGAGGGCGAACGCGCCATCCTGGCGCCGCACCCGATGACGGCGTCTCTCATCGGCGAGCAAGCCGAGTCTTTGCTTCCCGGCCAGGAGCGGCGTCCCGCGGAAGTTGCCTCGCGGATTGGAGAGGCCATCGTGCAGATCGCCGCGCGCGGCACCGCGAGCGGCAGGGCGACCCTGCCGCCGGCGCTTGCGCCAGCCGCTTTGGCGCTGGCGTATGCGGGGGCGCCTACGGAGATCGTGCCTGCCGATGACGCTCACGCCGCCGGGCTCAAGAGACAGGCGGAGCGTTGGCAGGTGCAGGACCTTCTGACAATCGTCAGCGCGGGCACGCCGGCACCGGCGTTGCCAAGGCTTGCGTTGCAGTCGGGCGATCCGACGGGCCTTCGGACGCCTGCGCCGGCGCCAGGTGCCGTTCTGGCCAGGCTCGAAGAGTTGCAGAGCGCACCGTTCACGGGATTCATGTCGAAGCTGAATGCGTTTGCGAAGACGCATGGCCTGCGCGAGTTTGATTCGTGGAGCAAGATCTGGGAGTATCCGTGGCTTTGGCTCCGGGCGATCGAGCCGCTACCGCTGGCTGGCCTGCGTGTGGTTGACATGGGCAGCGAACTCAGCCCGATGCCCTGGTGGCTCGCGACGATGGGCGCCCGGGTCACGCTGGTTGAAACCTCGCGCGGCATGGAAGACCTTTGGTCAAAGCTCCGCAACAAGCTGAACGTTCGGGTTGACTGGGTCTTCACTGATGACGAGACGATTCCCGTCGACGATGGGCACGCACACCTGCTGACCAGCCTGAGCGTGATCGAGCACCAGCCGGACAAGAAACGGGCCATGGACGAGATCGCACGGGCGCTTTGCCCCGGCGGCGTCCTGGCGATGAGCTTTGACATCTGCGAAGAAGACATGGGGATGAAGTTCCCCGAATGGAACGGGCGGGCGCTGACCATGGCCGAGTTCGAGCGCGATCTCTGGAGTCACCGTGCTTTTGGCTCGACCCGACCGGACGGCCCGATTCGTTGGAACACCCAGGACATTCCAGCTTACTTCGAGTGGCACAAGTCGACGGCAGAACACCACACCTACGTCACCGGGGCCGCGGTGATGCGCCGGGACTGA
- a CDS encoding GC-type dockerin domain-anchored protein, translating to MNTNSRRQHVLLASITLGLAATSFVHAQEQLYALRNPTSPILMELDPVTGGELSSAFATGAEAIFSGMAFDADGNLYMIDGFNDGLSDRLFNLDVDTAAGVVVGDTGENWNFRSVAYDATTDTLYSARDNALYTTDRSTGAVTLVGNITGPNLDQLTGFAIDADGQAWGSDIGDCSIFMIDLDTGAATFVGNAFPGTRNWFNDLTFNADGALFGAREQGGGVFTIDQGTGSASLAFSSPTFRSISFTLTEADCYADFDGDGELTIFDFLAFQNAFDAGDSAADCDADGSLTLFDFLCFQNAFDAGCE from the coding sequence ATGAACACGAATTCACGTCGGCAGCACGTTCTTCTCGCATCGATTACGCTGGGCCTCGCCGCAACATCCTTTGTGCATGCCCAGGAGCAGCTCTACGCGCTGCGCAATCCCACCTCGCCGATCCTGATGGAGCTCGATCCGGTGACCGGCGGCGAGCTGAGCTCGGCCTTCGCGACGGGCGCCGAGGCGATCTTCAGCGGCATGGCGTTCGATGCCGACGGCAACCTGTACATGATCGATGGCTTCAATGACGGCCTGAGCGACCGGTTGTTCAACCTGGACGTGGATACGGCGGCCGGCGTCGTCGTCGGTGACACCGGCGAGAACTGGAACTTCCGCTCGGTGGCCTACGACGCAACCACCGATACGCTCTACTCCGCTCGCGACAATGCCCTCTACACCACCGATCGCTCGACCGGCGCCGTGACGCTGGTTGGCAACATCACCGGGCCCAACCTCGATCAGCTCACCGGCTTTGCCATCGATGCCGACGGCCAGGCATGGGGCAGCGACATCGGCGACTGCTCGATCTTCATGATCGACCTCGATACCGGGGCCGCCACGTTCGTCGGCAACGCCTTCCCGGGCACCCGCAACTGGTTCAACGACCTCACCTTCAACGCCGACGGCGCCCTGTTCGGCGCTCGCGAGCAGGGCGGCGGCGTCTTCACCATCGATCAGGGCACCGGTTCGGCCAGCCTTGCCTTCTCGAGCCCCACGTTCCGCAGCATCTCGTTCACCCTGACCGAGGCAGACTGCTACGCCGACTTCGATGGCGATGGCGAACTGACCATCTTCGACTTCCTTGCCTTCCAGAACGCGTTCGACGCAGGCGACAGCGCCGCTGATTGCGATGCCGACGGCAGCCTGACGCTCTTCGACTTCCTCTGCTTCCAGAACGCCTTCGACGCCGGCTGCGAGTAA
- a CDS encoding HAMP domain-containing sensor histidine kinase, whose protein sequence is MRTKKLIPWVIYAVCALAVLEGLGYAGYKALDLQRQRRQDEAIRLALWRMDSALTAVLAAESARPYFHYRPFHPAERAYSRMLGPVEPGEVLVPSPLLTRVPPFVRLHFEIGPDGRVTSPQAPDGNLRDLAESEYVAADDVIAAEALRLMLAELLVPRRDAGVTLSAPPESPIDADRFARQETAAAAQLAVSPQRQTQTPELDVADQVESMPEMGVQPESEENARIPAARARRAPDTKTASLQPEVVLGPLSATWLAGEELVLMRDVQIGDTRLTQGVWLDWPSLQHWLLAQVADLAPGATIRPGASASRSLAVIPAVIELPAAEGVLGELASPLGVVLVLTWTAALLAVIAIGIVLRLATSLAERRGRFVSAVTHELRTPMTSVRLYADLLASEAAQDATRRERFVGTLQEESARLARIIENVLAYARLGRPSGDVESEQRTVGDLVDRVLAEHAPAFEQAGLTIHSEVNPDVADRRIDADGDAAVRILENLVENACKYAHPHEQPVVRITAHERDGMVLLTVRDWGPGIPDREHRRIFEAFHRAPRDELRQNGLGLGLALARGLARQLGGSLELDDVSPGASFTIRLPLVR, encoded by the coding sequence GTGCGTACGAAGAAGCTCATTCCGTGGGTCATCTACGCAGTCTGTGCGCTTGCCGTCCTCGAGGGGCTGGGGTACGCGGGATACAAGGCCCTGGACCTCCAGCGCCAGCGTCGCCAGGACGAAGCCATCCGCCTGGCACTCTGGCGCATGGACAGCGCGCTGACGGCCGTGCTCGCGGCCGAAAGCGCCCGCCCATACTTCCATTACCGTCCCTTCCACCCCGCCGAGCGGGCATACAGCAGGATGCTCGGCCCCGTTGAGCCCGGTGAAGTACTCGTGCCAAGCCCGCTCCTGACACGCGTGCCGCCCTTCGTACGGCTGCACTTCGAGATCGGTCCGGATGGCCGCGTCACGAGCCCGCAGGCCCCCGATGGCAATCTGCGGGACCTGGCAGAATCGGAATATGTAGCCGCCGACGATGTCATCGCCGCCGAGGCGCTTCGATTGATGCTGGCCGAACTGCTCGTGCCACGTCGCGACGCCGGCGTAACGTTGAGTGCGCCGCCGGAATCGCCCATCGATGCAGATCGATTCGCCCGCCAGGAAACCGCCGCGGCGGCACAACTCGCGGTAAGCCCCCAGCGGCAAACCCAAACTCCGGAACTCGACGTAGCCGATCAGGTCGAGTCAATGCCCGAAATGGGCGTCCAGCCCGAATCCGAAGAGAATGCGCGCATTCCGGCGGCCAGGGCACGCCGCGCACCGGACACCAAGACGGCGAGCCTTCAACCAGAAGTTGTCCTTGGTCCCCTGTCGGCAACATGGCTGGCCGGAGAAGAACTCGTGCTGATGCGCGACGTCCAGATCGGTGACACGCGCCTGACACAGGGCGTCTGGCTTGACTGGCCGTCCTTACAACACTGGCTGCTCGCCCAGGTCGCGGATCTGGCCCCCGGCGCCACGATCCGGCCCGGCGCAAGCGCTTCACGGTCGCTCGCGGTCATTCCAGCCGTTATCGAACTACCTGCGGCCGAAGGCGTCCTGGGTGAACTGGCATCGCCGCTCGGTGTCGTGCTCGTATTGACTTGGACGGCCGCCCTGCTGGCGGTCATCGCCATCGGTATCGTGCTGCGATTGGCGACTAGCTTGGCCGAACGCCGAGGTCGATTCGTCTCGGCCGTCACCCATGAACTGCGAACGCCCATGACCAGCGTCCGCCTGTACGCAGACCTACTGGCCAGCGAAGCGGCACAGGATGCGACCCGACGCGAGCGATTCGTGGGAACGCTTCAAGAAGAATCGGCGCGCCTCGCCCGCATTATCGAGAACGTGCTGGCCTACGCGCGCCTCGGCCGACCCAGCGGCGACGTCGAATCTGAGCAACGCACCGTCGGCGACCTCGTTGACCGCGTGCTCGCCGAGCACGCCCCGGCCTTCGAGCAAGCCGGCCTGACGATCCATTCGGAAGTGAATCCAGATGTAGCCGATCGCCGAATTGATGCCGATGGCGACGCGGCGGTCAGGATCCTCGAGAACCTGGTCGAAAATGCCTGCAAGTATGCGCACCCGCACGAGCAGCCAGTCGTGCGGATCACCGCTCATGAGCGCGATGGCATGGTGTTGCTGACCGTGCGGGATTGGGGCCCGGGCATCCCCGATCGCGAGCATCGCCGGATATTCGAAGCCTTTCACCGCGCTCCTCGCGATGAACTACGGCAGAACGGCTTGGGGCTTGGCTTGGCGCTCGCGCGAGGCCTTGCACGCCAACTCGGCGGCTCGCTCGAACTCGATGACGTATCGCCGGGCGCAAGCTTCACCATCCGCCTGCCGTTGGTTCGCTAG
- a CDS encoding response regulator transcription factor has protein sequence MARARVLIVEDDAGVRRAVADALDAFGYASEAASDGQEGLSRALGEVFDLILLDVRMPKMDGHEVLAELRRARPGMPVIFLTARGEGDERVKGLRGGADDYVVKPFGTEELVARIEAVLRRSPERPTTVASIRLDGLTINLARREIVRDGQRAIQITEKEAALLGYLAGSPGRAISRDELLSRVWGLDPRGVRTRTVDMAVARLREQLGDDPTNPSVIVTVRGKGYMLAEAIVAGEAAG, from the coding sequence ATGGCCCGGGCGCGGGTGCTGATCGTCGAGGACGACGCCGGCGTGCGCAGGGCCGTGGCCGACGCACTTGACGCGTTTGGCTACGCATCAGAAGCTGCCAGCGACGGCCAGGAGGGCCTCTCCCGCGCTCTGGGTGAGGTCTTCGACCTGATCCTGCTCGACGTGCGCATGCCAAAGATGGACGGGCACGAGGTGCTCGCCGAGCTGCGTCGCGCTCGCCCCGGCATGCCGGTCATCTTCCTGACCGCACGCGGCGAGGGCGACGAACGCGTCAAGGGACTGCGGGGCGGGGCCGATGACTATGTCGTCAAGCCATTCGGCACCGAAGAACTCGTCGCGCGCATCGAGGCGGTGCTGCGCCGCAGCCCCGAGCGCCCAACAACCGTCGCATCCATCCGGCTCGACGGACTGACCATCAATCTTGCTCGGCGGGAGATCGTGCGCGATGGCCAACGAGCCATCCAGATCACCGAGAAAGAGGCGGCGCTGCTGGGCTATCTCGCTGGTAGCCCGGGCAGGGCCATTTCTCGTGACGAACTGCTCAGCCGCGTCTGGGGGCTCGACCCCCGCGGCGTGCGCACCCGAACCGTCGACATGGCCGTGGCTCGCTTGCGTGAGCAACTCGGTGACGACCCGACGAACCCAAGCGTGATCGTTACCGTCCGTGGCAAGGGATACATGCTGGCCGAAGCGATCGTGGCCGGGGAGGCTGCCGGCTAG